A portion of the Mycobacterium paraseoulense genome contains these proteins:
- a CDS encoding aconitate hydratase gives MTKEDSVNSFGARDTLKVGDKSYQIYRLDAVPNTEKLPYSLKVLAENLLRNEDGSNIAKDHIEAIANWDPKAEPSIEIQYTPARVVMQDFTGVPCIVDLATMREAIGDLGGKAEKVNPLAPADLVIDHSVIADLFGTADAFERNVEIEYQRNGERYQFLRWGQGAFRDFKVVPPGTGIVHQVNIEYLARVVVERDGVAYPDTCVGTDSHTTMVNGLGVLGWGVGGIEAEAAMLGQPVSMLIPRVVGFKLTGEIQPGVTATDVVLTVTEMLRKHGVVGKFVEFYGEGVAEVPLANRATLGNMSPEFGSTAAIFPIDEETISYLRFTGRDEEQLALVEAYAKEQGMWHDPKHEPAFSEYLELNLSDVVPSIAGPKRPQDRIALSDAKSTFRAQIGDYVGDDPDKREYSKLDEAVDESFPASDPGALENGHADDAPKFESAAAHAKGRVSNPVRVRSDDRGEFEIDHGAVVIAAITSCTNTSNPEVMLGAALLARNAVEKGLASKPWVKTSMAPGSQVVSDYYDKAGLWPYLEKLGFYLVGYGCTTCIGNSGPLPDEISKAINDNDLSVAAVLSGNRNFEGRINPDVKMNYLASPPLVVAYALAGTMDFDFEDQPLGTDKDGKDVYLKDIWPSQKDVSDTIASAISQEMFTKNYADVFKGDERWRNLPTPSGDTFEWDQDSTYVRKPPYFEGMSAEPEPVKDIEGARVLALLGDSVTTDHISPAGAIKPGTPAAQYLDEHGVDRKDYNSFGSRRGNHEVMIRGTFANIRLRNQLLDDVSGGYTRDFTQDGAPQAFIYDAAQNYAAQNIPLVVLGGKEYGSGSSRDWAAKGTLLLGVRAVIAESFERIHRSNLIGMGVIPLQFPEGKSAKELGLDGTEVFDITGIEALNDGKTPKTVRVKAVKDGGDPIEFDAVVRIDTPGEADYYRNGGILQYVLRNMLRAD, from the coding sequence GTGACTAAAGAAGATTCTGTGAACTCGTTCGGAGCACGCGACACCCTGAAGGTCGGCGACAAGAGCTATCAGATCTACCGTCTCGACGCCGTTCCCAACACCGAGAAACTCCCCTACAGCCTCAAGGTCCTGGCCGAGAACCTGCTGCGCAACGAGGACGGCAGCAACATCGCCAAAGACCACATCGAGGCCATCGCGAACTGGGATCCCAAGGCGGAGCCCAGCATTGAGATCCAGTACACGCCCGCCCGGGTCGTGATGCAGGACTTCACCGGGGTGCCGTGCATCGTCGACCTGGCCACCATGCGCGAGGCCATCGGCGACCTCGGCGGCAAGGCGGAAAAGGTCAACCCGCTGGCGCCGGCCGACCTGGTGATCGACCACTCGGTGATCGCCGACCTGTTCGGTACCGCCGACGCCTTCGAGCGCAACGTCGAGATCGAGTATCAGCGCAACGGGGAGCGCTACCAGTTCTTGCGCTGGGGCCAGGGCGCTTTCCGCGACTTCAAGGTGGTGCCGCCGGGCACCGGCATCGTGCACCAGGTCAACATCGAGTACCTCGCCCGCGTGGTGGTGGAACGCGACGGGGTCGCCTACCCGGACACCTGCGTGGGCACCGACTCGCACACCACCATGGTCAACGGGCTGGGCGTGCTGGGCTGGGGCGTCGGCGGCATCGAGGCCGAGGCCGCGATGCTCGGCCAGCCGGTGTCGATGCTGATCCCGCGGGTCGTCGGGTTCAAGCTGACCGGGGAGATCCAGCCGGGCGTGACCGCGACCGACGTGGTGCTGACCGTCACCGAGATGCTGCGCAAACACGGCGTGGTCGGCAAGTTCGTCGAGTTCTACGGCGAGGGCGTGGCCGAGGTGCCGCTGGCCAACCGCGCCACCCTGGGCAACATGAGCCCCGAATTCGGTTCCACCGCAGCGATTTTCCCGATCGACGAGGAGACCATCTCCTACCTGCGGTTCACCGGCCGCGACGAAGAGCAGCTGGCTCTGGTTGAGGCCTACGCCAAGGAACAGGGCATGTGGCACGACCCCAAGCACGAGCCTGCCTTCTCGGAATACCTCGAACTCAACCTGTCCGACGTGGTGCCGTCGATCGCCGGGCCGAAGCGCCCGCAGGACCGGATCGCGTTGTCGGACGCCAAGTCCACCTTCCGCGCGCAGATCGGCGACTACGTCGGCGACGACCCCGACAAGAGGGAGTACTCCAAGCTCGACGAGGCGGTCGACGAGTCCTTCCCGGCCAGCGACCCCGGGGCGCTGGAGAACGGTCACGCCGACGACGCCCCGAAGTTCGAATCGGCTGCGGCGCACGCCAAGGGCCGGGTGAGCAACCCGGTGCGGGTGCGCTCCGACGACCGCGGCGAGTTCGAGATCGACCACGGCGCGGTGGTGATCGCGGCCATCACGTCGTGCACCAACACGTCCAATCCCGAGGTGATGCTGGGTGCGGCGCTGCTGGCGCGCAACGCCGTCGAGAAGGGGCTGGCCTCCAAGCCGTGGGTGAAGACCTCGATGGCGCCGGGCTCGCAGGTGGTCAGCGACTACTACGACAAGGCCGGGCTGTGGCCGTATTTGGAGAAGCTCGGCTTCTACCTCGTCGGCTACGGCTGCACCACGTGCATCGGCAACTCCGGCCCGCTGCCCGACGAGATCTCGAAGGCGATCAACGACAACGACCTGTCGGTGGCCGCCGTGCTGTCCGGTAACCGCAACTTCGAGGGCCGGATCAACCCCGACGTGAAGATGAACTACCTGGCGTCGCCCCCGCTGGTGGTGGCCTACGCGTTGGCGGGGACCATGGACTTCGACTTCGAAGACCAGCCGCTGGGCACCGACAAGGACGGCAAAGACGTTTATCTCAAGGACATCTGGCCGTCGCAGAAGGACGTCTCGGACACCATCGCCTCGGCGATCAGCCAGGAGATGTTCACCAAGAACTACGCCGACGTGTTCAAGGGTGACGAGCGGTGGCGCAACCTGCCCACCCCGAGCGGTGACACCTTCGAGTGGGACCAGGATTCGACGTACGTGCGCAAGCCCCCGTACTTCGAGGGGATGTCGGCCGAGCCCGAGCCGGTCAAAGACATCGAAGGCGCCCGGGTGCTGGCGCTGCTGGGCGACTCGGTGACCACCGACCACATCTCCCCCGCCGGCGCCATCAAGCCGGGCACCCCGGCGGCGCAGTACCTCGACGAGCACGGCGTGGACCGCAAGGACTACAACTCCTTCGGCTCGCGGCGCGGCAACCACGAGGTGATGATCCGCGGCACGTTCGCCAACATCAGGCTGCGCAACCAGTTGCTCGACGACGTCTCCGGCGGCTACACCCGCGACTTCACCCAGGACGGCGCTCCGCAGGCGTTCATCTACGACGCCGCGCAAAACTATGCGGCGCAGAACATTCCGCTGGTGGTGCTGGGCGGCAAGGAATACGGGTCCGGCTCCTCACGCGACTGGGCGGCCAAGGGCACGCTGCTGCTTGGCGTCCGGGCGGTGATCGCCGAGTCGTTCGAGCGCATCCACCGCTCCAACCTGATCGGCATGGGCGTCATCCCGCTGCAGTTCCCCGAGGGCAAGTCCGCCAAGGAATTGGGGCTCGACGGGACCGAGGTGTTCGACATCACCGGCATCGAGGCGCTCAACGACGGCAAGACGCCCAAGACGGTGCGGGTGAAGGCCGTCAAGGACGGTGGCGATCCGATCGAGTTCGACGCGGTGGTGCGCATCGACACCCCGGGAGAGGCCGACTACTACCGCAACGGCGGCATCCTGCAGTACGTGCTGCGCAACATGCTCAGAGCTGACTGA
- a CDS encoding Rv1476 family membrane protein gives MTLHPVLPVYIPQDVDMTAVKAQVAATGVSAPAADMPGLLHIVDEAHAHGINLKIVLLDHNPPNDTPLRDISTVVGADYHDATVLTLSPSYVGSYSTQFPRVTLEAGEDIAKTGNPVVSAQHFLNELDSPEFPWTGLTIFLLLAVLAAAVGTRFLQLRSRRLATPTDSAGAQDVTPTNTA, from the coding sequence ATGACCTTGCACCCGGTCCTACCCGTCTACATTCCCCAAGACGTCGACATGACCGCGGTCAAGGCTCAGGTCGCGGCCACGGGCGTCAGCGCGCCGGCGGCGGACATGCCGGGCCTGCTGCACATCGTCGACGAAGCCCACGCCCATGGCATCAACCTCAAGATCGTGCTGCTCGACCACAACCCTCCCAACGACACCCCGCTGCGCGACATCTCCACGGTGGTCGGCGCCGACTACCACGACGCCACCGTCCTGACGCTGAGCCCGAGCTACGTCGGGAGCTACAGCACGCAGTTCCCGCGCGTCACGCTGGAGGCGGGTGAGGACATCGCCAAGACGGGCAATCCCGTGGTCTCGGCACAGCACTTCCTCAACGAGCTGGACTCTCCGGAATTTCCCTGGACGGGCCTGACCATCTTCCTGTTGCTCGCGGTGCTGGCGGCCGCCGTCGGGACCCGATTCCTGCAGCTGCGCAGCAGGCGGCTAGCAACTCCCACGGATTCGGCGGGAGCGCAGGACGTGACGCCCACCAATACGGCCTAG
- the ripA gene encoding NlpC/P60 family peptidoglycan endopeptidase RipA, producing MTRTRRGSAARPVARLVRPVVPSVVSVALLLCTPGLAHGDPAADSLAGLIANVANANQRLENLSAEIQTEQESVNKALVDVETARDDAAAAQRDLEASQRAVRDANAAIATAQQRFDTFAAATYMNGPSSSYLTASSPDDIIATEAAAQTLSASSQTVMAKLQRARTEQVNRESAARLAKQKADKAAADAKGSQDAAVAALTDSKRKFDEQREQVTRLAAERDEAQAKLEAAKRQWSLGQGGPAAPASGDRWETGSPGAPAPQAGARRWDGAWDPTLPMIPSANVPGDPIAVINQVLGISATSTQVTAGLGRNFLQQLGILKPDDTGITNASPGATAGRIPRVYGRQASEYVIRRGLSQIGVPYSWGGGNAAGPSKGIDSGAGITGFDCSGLVLYSFAGVGIKLPHYSGSQYNLGRKIPSSQMRRGDVIFYGPGGSQHVTIYLGNGQMLEAPDIGLKVRVAPVRTSGMTPYVVRYIEW from the coding sequence ATGACACGCACACGCCGGGGCTCCGCTGCGAGGCCGGTCGCGAGGCTGGTCCGGCCGGTCGTGCCGTCGGTGGTGAGCGTGGCTCTGCTGCTTTGTACGCCTGGGCTCGCCCACGGTGATCCGGCGGCGGACAGCTTGGCCGGCTTGATCGCCAACGTCGCCAACGCCAACCAACGGCTGGAAAATCTCAGCGCCGAAATCCAGACCGAACAGGAGAGCGTCAACAAGGCGCTGGTCGACGTCGAGACCGCCCGGGACGACGCCGCCGCGGCCCAGCGCGACCTGGAGGCGAGCCAGCGGGCGGTCAGGGACGCCAACGCCGCGATCGCGACGGCACAGCAGCGCTTCGACACGTTCGCGGCGGCCACCTATATGAATGGCCCGTCGAGCAGTTACCTCACGGCCAGCAGCCCCGACGACATCATCGCCACCGAGGCCGCCGCCCAGACGCTGTCCGCAAGCTCGCAGACGGTGATGGCCAAGCTGCAGCGGGCGCGCACCGAACAGGTGAACAGGGAATCGGCGGCGCGGCTGGCCAAGCAGAAGGCCGACAAGGCCGCGGCCGACGCCAAGGGCAGCCAGGACGCCGCGGTGGCGGCGCTGACCGACTCGAAGCGCAAGTTCGACGAACAACGCGAACAGGTCACCCGCCTGGCCGCCGAACGCGACGAGGCTCAGGCGAAACTCGAAGCGGCCAAACGGCAATGGTCGCTCGGCCAGGGTGGGCCCGCCGCCCCTGCGTCGGGTGACCGATGGGAGACCGGCTCGCCGGGCGCGCCGGCGCCGCAGGCCGGGGCCCGCCGGTGGGACGGCGCCTGGGACCCCACCCTGCCGATGATCCCCAGCGCCAACGTCCCGGGTGACCCGATCGCGGTGATCAACCAGGTGCTGGGCATCTCGGCGACCTCCACGCAGGTCACCGCCGGCCTGGGCCGCAACTTCCTGCAGCAGCTCGGCATCCTCAAGCCCGACGACACCGGCATCACCAACGCGTCCCCCGGCGCGACGGCGGGGCGGATCCCGCGGGTGTACGGGCGGCAGGCCAGCGAATACGTGATCCGGCGCGGGCTGTCGCAGATCGGCGTGCCGTATTCCTGGGGTGGCGGCAACGCGGCCGGGCCGAGCAAGGGCATCGACTCCGGGGCCGGCATCACCGGCTTCGACTGTTCGGGCCTGGTGCTGTACTCGTTCGCCGGGGTGGGCATCAAGCTGCCGCACTACTCGGGTTCGCAGTACAACCTCGGCCGCAAGATCCCGTCCTCGCAGATGCGCCGGGGCGACGTCATCTTCTACGGACCCGGCGGCAGCCAGCACGTGACGATCTACCTGGGCAACGGCCAGATGCTCGAGGCCCCCGACATCGGTCTGAAGGTCCGCGTTGCGCCGGTGCGCACCAGCGGTATGACGCCCTACGTGGTCCGCTACATCGAGTGGTGA
- the ripB gene encoding NlpC/P60 family peptidoglycan endopeptidase RipB, which produces MHRKRIRLVNFAWITTVVAGLMLSVAGPAPVATADPGIWDPTLPATISAGAPGDPLAVANASLQATAQATQTTFNLGRQFLGGLGINIGGNDAPTAAAPTNPGGKIPRVYGRQAIEYVIKRMGSQMGVPYSWGGGSLDGPSKGVGDGANITGFDCSGLMRYGFAGVGVLIPRFSGDQYNAGRHIPPDQARRGDLIFYGPNGGQHVTMYLGNGQMLEASSLAGKVTVSPVRKPGMTPFLTRIIEY; this is translated from the coding sequence ATGCACCGCAAGCGGATTCGTCTGGTCAACTTCGCCTGGATCACCACCGTGGTGGCCGGGCTGATGCTTTCGGTGGCCGGTCCGGCCCCGGTGGCCACGGCCGACCCCGGCATCTGGGACCCGACCCTGCCCGCGACCATCAGCGCCGGCGCCCCCGGTGACCCGCTCGCGGTCGCCAACGCCTCGTTGCAGGCCACCGCGCAGGCCACCCAGACCACGTTCAACCTCGGCCGGCAGTTCCTGGGCGGGCTCGGCATCAACATCGGCGGCAACGACGCACCCACCGCGGCCGCCCCCACCAACCCCGGCGGCAAGATCCCGCGCGTCTACGGCCGGCAGGCGATCGAGTACGTGATCAAGCGGATGGGATCGCAGATGGGCGTCCCGTACTCCTGGGGCGGCGGCTCGCTGGACGGTCCGAGCAAGGGCGTCGGCGACGGCGCCAACATCACCGGCTTCGACTGCTCGGGGTTGATGCGCTACGGCTTCGCCGGGGTGGGCGTGCTGATCCCGCGGTTCTCCGGCGACCAGTACAACGCCGGCCGGCACATCCCACCGGACCAGGCCAGGCGCGGCGACCTCATCTTCTACGGCCCGAACGGCGGCCAGCACGTCACCATGTACCTGGGCAACGGCCAGATGCTGGAGGCGTCCAGCCTCGCCGGCAAGGTGACCGTCAGCCCGGTTCGCAAGCCCGGCATGACGCCGTTCCTGACTAGGATCATCGAGTACTGA